From the genome of Thermosynechococcus sp. NK55a:
TTGCTGCTGTCGCGCCACGGTGTGAAAGAAACAGGCTTCCTCCACAGCAGACACAAGGGCATGACCAATCCCCCCCAGCATCGAGTGGTAGGGCCAAATCGTCAGCGGAAACCTCCCCTTGGCAGCTAACTGTGCCACATAGTGCCGGGCATAGGTCTGAAGACTCGCCAGATCTCCTAGGGGCAATGAAGACAGCAGGTGGGGATTGGGTTGCCAATATCCCTCCTCAACGTCTTGGAGCGTGATGGTGGTTAAAGGTAGTGGATGCTCACCGGCAGGGTTAACCCAAAAGAGGGGATGGAAAATTTGACTTGCAGTGTGGGTATCAAGGGTAACAATGATCTCGCTAATCTGGGCAAGATGGGTGTAAATGAAGCGGCATAGGCGTTGATTATCCGCAACTGCACCAGGGACAAATAGCTCAAACTCTGGTAAGCAAAACGTGTTTTGGACATCAGTGAGCAAGAGAATCGTCCGCTGTGGATCGTCACTCGCGGGCGGAATCTGGTAGTGCTGTGCCCATTGGCGCGCCTGTGCTGCCCGTTCTTGGTAGGGGACACGCCACACCTCAGCGACCTTAGCAGGATTAAAGAAATCAGGAATAGGCAGTGCTGTTGCCGTGGCCATGGCTCCCTCCTATAGGGGGTAGGCGAAGAAATTGTAGTCAAGAATACAAATGTTAATTTTTAATAAACTACCCATCATATCAGCAATTATACGGATGAGCAACCATTGGTAACGTCTATAAAATTTACGATCAAAGTCTAATCTATCTTCCCTAGGAGAACCCATAATGTTGGTGCGCACGCTCAATAGTGTTTTAGAGCAACATATTGCCGGAGTGCCGGGCGTGTTAGCCGTGTTAATTGGCCGCATGACCGATGGGGCAACCATTGCCGAAATTAACTACAGTGGCACTTACTTTGAAAATGCCTCCCTCAGTTCTTTGGGAGCCTATGCCAGCGATCTGCTGCGAGCGAATAACCGCGTGTGTCAAGTGATGGATCCTGCCTCAGAGGCGGACTATTTGCTAGCGGGTTCGGCAGAGGTGCGGCTGGTGATTAAAGCCTTCAGCAAAACTCCCTACTTTGTACTGTTTCTCACGAAGGCGAGCACTAACCTGAAGCTGGTGTTTGAGCGCATTAAGGCTATCTTGGCCGATGGAAAACCCCTGCTGCCGCCGGTACAGGACAACGCTAGCTCGGTTGCCCAACTGCTGCTCAGCTATGCCCGTCGCTATGCTCCGGATCCCCACTTTGTGACGCTGCGGCTGTCGTTGAAAACGGGCTTGCACCGCGAGCGACTGGAAAAAGGCCAATTGGATGAGCGGGAAGTACGCATTCTCTACAAAGCGGTAGCCGATCTCGTGGGTATGGAACGTCTCCCTGTGCCGTCTCCCTAATGCTGTTCTATTTTCTCCAATGAGAAACCCCAGAAAGGATTTGTGCCTATGTTTGAGCGTCTGCGCATTGATCGCCCGCGGAAGCTGGTGGCGTTTTTTAACGAGCCAGTGATTTTCCACTGCCACCACTACAATCTATTTCTTCAACAAACCATTGAGGATCCTGACTGGATTGATGGGGTCAGTATCCTGCGGACCTCAGCCCAAGAGATTTTCTATAGCTTACTTGCCAATGCCTTTAATACGTTGGCAGTGCAAACACCAGCGGAATGCCTTGCCACTGCCGCAGAAATCTTTAGGTTTTTGGGGTTTGGCTGTCTCAACTTTGAGGTAACAGAGAAAGGGGGGCAAGTGGAGTTGACCCACTCCCACTATGCTGAGGCTTGGTTAGGGAAATATGGCGAGCAGGTGAACCGCACAAAACCAATGGATCACTTGGCGGTGGGCTATGTGGCGGCCGCTTTAGATGCCACCTTTGCCGAATTGGGCACCTACGTGGCCGAAGAAACCAGTTGTATGGCGGTGACGCGGCAGGATCACTGCCTGATCCAGGTGGCCAAAGCACCGGTGCGCCGTTCCCTAACGCCGAGTCCGCAAATGGGCAAGCTAATTGATCAACCTGTCCTGCTGCCGAAAGGGGAAACCAGCGTGGACTATGATGCGGTGAATGAAGCCCTCTGGGGGCTGCCCCTTGAAGGGGATGGGAATGGCCAAATTCGGGCGTTTAATGTGCTGCTGACGCGGATGCCTGCCAACTA
Proteins encoded in this window:
- a CDS encoding nicotinamidase PncA, whose product is MATATALPIPDFFNPAKVAEVWRVPYQERAAQARQWAQHYQIPPASDDPQRTILLLTDVQNTFCLPEFELFVPGAVADNQRLCRFIYTHLAQISEIIVTLDTHTASQIFHPLFWVNPAGEHPLPLTTITLQDVEEGYWQPNPHLLSSLPLGDLASLQTYARHYVAQLAAKGRFPLTIWPYHSMLGGIGHALVSAVEEACFFHTVARQQQTRIELKGSHPLTENYSVLRPEVSHDPQGRPLGAVNRALIEHLLAGDRLIIAGQAKSHCVAWTVADLLREIQQRDAQLAQRVYLLEDCMSPVVVPGVVDFSEAANAAFAEFAAAGIHRISTSSVPWNL